From a single Stackebrandtia endophytica genomic region:
- a CDS encoding helix-turn-helix domain-containing protein, translating to MSSPNLPARAQRDEIAVRFGERLRYWRRARRRTQAQLARNLDLDGSYISKLEAARRQPTKDLAIRCDELLNTGGELAAILRDQPGTLDPQPAVPMPVLWSAPTTPVDVERPHNHANPHTTVTLARLLEAYVDIYSTMGGQQIAGSVEQQAQDIIRMQIGAPFPVRRALLALAAKFARLAGWIKFDDGDRAGSLFWHDCGQRWAMAGEDPDLAAELLARQAMVHSTTGDHEGAIRLADSVADIHPDISASGLTWAAVARARTNASAGHDVESLHHLATAGKNFAAVTGSLQASPASVGNDYLWHTLRGKCYLDLARSTGQTAEYAAEAGGLLAEALQVLPSHFIRDQALGRLRLAYALWLAGNRETAAEQLQYAESLVRRCSSVRVHAVARRIRQTLHPGDQAS from the coding sequence ATGTCGTCACCCAACCTGCCCGCGCGGGCGCAACGCGACGAGATAGCGGTGCGTTTCGGCGAGCGATTGCGGTACTGGCGACGCGCGCGTCGACGTACCCAGGCCCAATTGGCCCGCAATCTCGACCTGGACGGCTCCTACATCTCCAAGCTCGAAGCCGCGCGACGGCAGCCCACCAAAGACCTGGCCATCCGGTGCGATGAACTGCTCAACACCGGTGGTGAACTCGCCGCAATCCTGCGGGATCAGCCGGGGACCCTCGACCCGCAGCCGGCCGTTCCGATGCCGGTGTTGTGGAGCGCGCCGACGACACCCGTGGACGTCGAACGACCTCACAACCACGCCAACCCCCACACCACGGTCACACTCGCCAGGCTTCTTGAAGCCTATGTGGACATATATTCGACCATGGGAGGCCAACAGATCGCCGGCTCGGTGGAGCAGCAGGCGCAGGACATCATCCGGATGCAGATCGGTGCACCGTTTCCGGTTCGGCGGGCCTTGCTGGCGTTGGCGGCGAAGTTCGCCCGGTTGGCGGGTTGGATCAAGTTCGACGACGGCGACCGGGCGGGATCACTGTTCTGGCACGACTGTGGCCAGCGGTGGGCGATGGCGGGAGAGGATCCCGATCTGGCCGCCGAGTTGCTCGCCCGGCAGGCGATGGTGCATTCCACCACCGGTGATCACGAGGGCGCGATCCGGCTGGCCGACTCGGTTGCCGACATTCACCCGGACATCTCCGCCAGTGGATTGACTTGGGCGGCGGTGGCACGGGCGCGTACGAACGCGTCGGCCGGGCACGATGTCGAAAGTCTTCACCACCTTGCCACCGCGGGCAAGAATTTCGCCGCCGTCACCGGCAGCCTTCAGGCCTCGCCGGCTAGCGTGGGCAATGACTACCTGTGGCACACCCTGCGCGGCAAGTGTTATCTGGATCTGGCGCGCTCGACCGGGCAAACCGCCGAGTACGCGGCCGAAGCCGGCGGTTTGTTGGCCGAAGCGCTTCAGGTGCTGCCGTCGCATTTCATTCGCGATCAAGCCCTGGGACGCCTGCGACTGGCCTACGCGCTGTGGCTGGCGGGCAACCGCGAGACCGCCGCCGAACAGTTGCAGTACGCCGAAAGCCTGGTACGTCGGTGTTCATCGGTGCGGGTACACGCCGTGGCCCGTCGTATCCGTCAGACACTTCACCCCGGCGACCAGGCCTCGTGA
- a CDS encoding TrmH family RNA methyltransferase, which yields MVDQFGDQDNGGVAELLTDPDDPRLDDYRALTDLALRTRFEPPHGLFIAEGELVVRRALRAGYRMRSLLIDEKRTRQHHDLAPESAPVYAAAPPVLEKVTGFHVHRGVLASFHRRPGPSVGQLLAESQRLLIMEDINNHTNIGAVFRGAAGLGMDAVLLSPTCADPLYRRSIRVSMGEVFALPYAVLAPWPDGLDLVRDAGFTVLALTPDPAATPIGSLRPEQRRRPALLFGAEGPGLSHAAVDTSDLAVRIPMSRGVDSLNVAAAAAVACFAVNLDM from the coding sequence GTGGTCGACCAGTTTGGCGACCAGGACAATGGCGGGGTGGCCGAACTGCTGACCGACCCCGACGATCCTCGGCTGGATGACTACCGGGCACTGACCGATCTGGCCTTGCGCACCCGCTTCGAACCACCTCACGGATTGTTCATCGCCGAAGGCGAGCTGGTGGTCCGGCGAGCGCTACGAGCCGGGTACCGCATGAGATCGCTGCTCATCGACGAGAAACGCACCCGACAGCATCATGACCTGGCGCCGGAGTCCGCGCCGGTCTACGCCGCGGCACCTCCGGTACTGGAGAAGGTCACCGGTTTTCACGTCCACCGCGGTGTGCTCGCGTCGTTTCACCGCCGCCCCGGACCCTCGGTCGGGCAGTTGTTGGCCGAATCGCAGCGCCTCCTGATCATGGAGGACATCAACAACCACACCAACATCGGCGCGGTGTTTCGCGGAGCGGCCGGATTGGGCATGGACGCGGTTCTGCTGTCACCGACCTGCGCCGACCCGCTGTACCGACGCAGCATCCGCGTCAGCATGGGGGAGGTCTTCGCGTTGCCCTACGCGGTCTTGGCACCTTGGCCCGACGGCCTGGATCTGGTGCGCGATGCCGGTTTCACCGTATTGGCGTTGACTCCCGACCCCGCCGCGACACCGATCGGCTCACTGCGGCCGGAGCAACGGCGCCGACCTGCTTTGCTCTTCGGTGCCGAGGGCCCGGGTCTCAGTCACGCCGCCGTCGACACCTCGGATCTGGCGGTTCGCATCCCGATGAGTCGGGGTGTCGACTCGCTCAACGTCGCCGCCGCTGCGGCGGTGGCGTGCTTCGCCGTCAACCTCGACATGTGA
- a CDS encoding N-acetylglucosamine kinase, with the protein MTAAAKLPEPAATDCVLGLDVGGTSTRVVAIDLAGNRLASGHSGGGNPVSHGAANSVRNVSDAIAQVLVSVAPERVRAVVMGIAGITNLRNDAGEPMFDPVWREAGLTCPVRLVADAVVAFAAGTAAPSGTVLIAGTGAIATAIDDHRLAGRRSDGYGWLLGDLGSGFWLGREAVSASLRYLDDIGPGGPMVDSVIKALTPQSHSPATNHIIQEVMSVEPVRLSRFAPLVTQAAGDGDPVAENLISQAAGHLVRSIELIHTDPARPVVLAGSLAGGDTPVSHKVLSALSARQPDLVVHKAIDGAAGAAWLAARMVMSDAESLRRLHEVFVPART; encoded by the coding sequence ATGACTGCGGCGGCGAAGCTTCCCGAACCGGCGGCCACCGACTGCGTGCTCGGCCTCGACGTCGGCGGCACCTCGACCCGGGTCGTCGCGATCGATCTGGCCGGAAACCGGCTGGCCAGCGGTCACAGCGGGGGTGGCAACCCGGTCTCCCACGGCGCGGCCAACTCGGTACGCAACGTCTCCGACGCGATCGCCCAGGTACTGGTATCGGTTGCCCCCGAACGGGTTCGGGCCGTGGTCATGGGCATCGCGGGAATCACCAATCTGCGCAACGACGCCGGAGAACCCATGTTCGACCCGGTGTGGCGGGAGGCGGGCCTGACGTGCCCCGTCAGGCTGGTCGCCGACGCGGTCGTCGCGTTCGCCGCCGGAACCGCCGCACCCTCCGGCACCGTCCTGATCGCCGGCACCGGCGCCATCGCCACGGCGATCGACGATCACCGACTCGCCGGGCGCCGCTCCGACGGTTACGGCTGGCTGTTGGGCGACCTCGGATCGGGCTTCTGGCTGGGACGAGAGGCGGTCTCGGCGAGCCTGCGGTACCTGGACGACATCGGCCCGGGCGGCCCCATGGTGGACTCGGTGATCAAGGCGCTCACACCGCAGTCCCACTCCCCGGCCACCAACCACATCATCCAGGAGGTGATGTCGGTCGAACCGGTTCGCCTCTCCCGATTCGCTCCACTGGTGACACAGGCCGCCGGTGACGGCGACCCGGTCGCGGAGAACCTCATCTCGCAGGCCGCCGGCCACCTGGTTCGGTCGATCGAGTTGATTCACACCGACCCGGCGCGTCCGGTCGTGTTGGCCGGAAGCCTGGCCGGCGGAGACACCCCGGTGTCCCACAAGGTGCTTTCCGCGTTGTCGGCCCGGCAGCCGGATCTGGTGGTGCACAAGGCCATCGACGGCGCCGCCGGTGCCGCATGGCTGGCGGCACGCATGGTGATGTCCGATGCGGAAAGCCTTCGTCGACTGCACGAGGTCTTCGTTCCCGCTCGAACGTGA
- a CDS encoding MurR/RpiR family transcriptional regulator: MTQPSPSEAAGAALTGGVLGRISRLDGAFSEALSRVAAQVIDDPGLTARSTIVELAERSGTSPATVTRFCRSLGFDGYAALRVAIATETGRAEAQIGWQTDIGRPIRPDDPLDRVLGRVLSAELSALQDTAHQLDVAAVARVAEAVVRASRVDLYGVGGSGLVVGDLHMSLHRIGIPAWVWNEVHGGLASAALLGEGDVAVGFSHSGGTVETVEMLAEAASCGALAVAVTSFPSSPITEVADVVLTSATQANNSQADVMAARHSQMLVAELLYLAAAQRTFPRTVSSFATTAKAVAGHRRLGPQRIDAGSVVELGLPRLGCGDHHE; this comes from the coding sequence ATGACGCAACCGTCCCCCTCCGAGGCGGCAGGTGCCGCCTTGACCGGTGGCGTCCTGGGGCGCATCTCCCGGTTGGACGGTGCCTTTTCCGAGGCGCTGTCACGGGTGGCCGCTCAGGTCATCGACGATCCCGGCCTCACCGCCAGGTCCACCATTGTGGAGCTTGCGGAGCGCAGTGGTACGTCGCCGGCGACGGTGACCCGGTTCTGCCGCAGTCTCGGCTTCGACGGTTATGCGGCTCTGCGAGTCGCCATCGCCACCGAAACCGGGCGTGCGGAGGCGCAGATCGGGTGGCAGACCGACATCGGCCGTCCCATCCGTCCGGACGATCCGCTGGACCGGGTCTTGGGGCGGGTGTTGTCGGCGGAGCTGTCGGCTCTGCAGGACACCGCTCACCAGTTGGACGTGGCCGCGGTGGCGCGAGTCGCCGAGGCCGTGGTGCGGGCGTCTCGCGTCGATCTATACGGCGTAGGCGGTTCCGGCCTCGTCGTCGGGGACCTCCACATGAGTCTGCACCGCATCGGGATTCCGGCGTGGGTGTGGAACGAGGTTCACGGTGGGCTGGCCAGTGCCGCCCTGCTGGGCGAGGGCGACGTGGCAGTCGGATTCTCGCATTCGGGCGGCACCGTCGAGACCGTCGAGATGCTGGCGGAGGCGGCCAGTTGCGGAGCGTTGGCGGTGGCGGTGACCAGTTTCCCCTCCTCGCCGATCACCGAGGTCGCCGATGTCGTGCTGACATCGGCGACGCAAGCGAACAATTCGCAGGCCGACGTCATGGCGGCGCGCCATTCGCAGATGCTGGTGGCCGAGTTGCTGTACCTGGCGGCGGCACAGCGGACGTTTCCTCGAACGGTGAGCTCGTTCGCGACGACGGCCAAAGCCGTCGCAGGTCATCGCAGGTTGGGTCCACAACGGATTGACGCAGGGTCGGTTGTTGAACTCGGGTTACCACGGTTAGGGTGTGGCGACCATCATGAATAA
- a CDS encoding sugar isomerase domain-containing protein, whose protein sequence is MNVSADNYVVALRGVLDKVTETQTAAVAQAADMIAASLSRGGILQAFGTGHSEALTMELAGRAGGLVPTNRIALRDLVLRGGESADLLTSDKLERDPEIARKLFALCDADPRDVFVIASQSGINGSIVEFAAAVKDAGHDLIAITSRQHSEQTPSRHPSGRRLLDFADVVLDNCTPYGDSLLSLPSGGSVGAASSISSALLAQLVVAEVVRRQIDAGEVPPVYLSANVPGGDEHNHALEARYAGRIRRGA, encoded by the coding sequence ATGAACGTATCGGCTGACAACTACGTCGTCGCGTTGCGCGGCGTACTGGACAAGGTGACCGAGACCCAGACCGCCGCCGTGGCACAGGCCGCGGACATGATCGCGGCGTCGCTGTCGCGCGGCGGGATACTCCAGGCGTTCGGTACCGGGCATTCCGAGGCGCTGACCATGGAGTTGGCCGGACGAGCGGGCGGGTTGGTACCCACCAACCGGATCGCACTGCGCGATCTGGTTCTTCGGGGCGGCGAATCCGCCGACCTGTTGACCAGCGACAAACTCGAACGTGATCCCGAGATCGCACGGAAGCTGTTCGCACTATGCGACGCCGATCCACGCGACGTCTTCGTGATCGCGTCGCAGTCGGGAATCAACGGGTCGATCGTGGAGTTCGCCGCGGCCGTCAAGGACGCCGGTCACGACCTCATCGCCATCACCTCACGTCAGCACTCCGAGCAGACCCCGTCCCGGCACCCGTCGGGACGGCGACTGTTGGATTTCGCCGACGTCGTACTGGACAACTGCACGCCCTATGGAGACTCACTGTTGTCGTTGCCCTCGGGCGGGTCGGTCGGTGCCGCCTCATCGATCAGCTCCGCACTGTTGGCGCAACTGGTCGTCGCCGAAGTCGTGCGACGGCAGATAGACGCGGGAGAGGTCCCACCCGTGTACCTCTCGGCGAACGTCCCCGGCGGGGACGAGCACAACCATGCACTTGAAGCGCGCTATGCCGGTCGAATCCGGCGCGGCGCGTAG
- the ngcE gene encoding N-acetylglucosamine/diacetylchitobiose ABC transporter substrate-binding protein encodes MSNPDTSDLSRRRLLQGTALGVAAVPAAGFLAACATSGGDADSEDVTNSGDAENPFGVDPAAPLDVVIFDGGFGDKYATEGHQVMYNEKFPDAEIIHATEEDIAATQQPRFADGDPPDVLDDSGAGKIAIDALVNDGLLAELTPLLEAPSIDDPNLTVQETLVDGVLKPGIYNGKVYALNYAMGGWAIWYDGKLFEDQGWTAPTTWDEMMALCAEIKKAGIAPWTYAGQHPYYLWDSLYTLAARHGGRDVSVAIDNLEPKAWEHESVKLAAEALYSLQDKGYVLKGTPGINHIDSQTKFNNREAAFLPCGSWLANEQIDVAPDDFVYSAIGIPPLEGSVQPELVWSSGEEPFVVPEHAKNKPGAYEYLRIMLSKEGSKIFAEKAQSPTILKDQEITNPPAAALASLVTTAENAYRPQLADWYIDFKEQAEPALAELMAGKITPDEFIGVAQKAADSVAKSDVEKFTQEY; translated from the coding sequence ATGTCAAACCCCGATACCAGCGACCTCAGTCGCCGGCGCCTGTTGCAGGGCACGGCGCTCGGTGTTGCTGCCGTCCCCGCCGCGGGATTCCTCGCGGCGTGTGCGACCTCCGGCGGCGACGCCGACTCCGAGGACGTCACCAACAGCGGTGACGCCGAGAACCCGTTCGGCGTCGACCCGGCCGCGCCCCTTGACGTCGTCATCTTCGACGGTGGTTTCGGTGACAAGTACGCCACCGAGGGCCACCAGGTCATGTACAACGAGAAGTTCCCCGACGCGGAGATCATCCACGCCACCGAGGAGGACATCGCCGCCACGCAGCAGCCTCGGTTCGCCGACGGTGACCCGCCGGACGTGCTGGACGACTCCGGCGCCGGCAAGATCGCCATCGACGCGCTGGTCAACGACGGTCTGTTGGCCGAGCTGACCCCGTTGCTGGAGGCTCCCTCCATTGACGACCCCAACCTGACGGTCCAGGAGACCCTGGTTGACGGCGTCCTGAAGCCGGGTATCTACAACGGCAAGGTCTACGCGCTCAACTACGCCATGGGCGGCTGGGCGATCTGGTACGACGGCAAGCTGTTCGAGGACCAGGGCTGGACCGCTCCCACCACGTGGGACGAGATGATGGCGCTGTGCGCCGAGATCAAGAAGGCGGGCATCGCGCCCTGGACCTACGCCGGACAGCACCCCTACTACCTGTGGGACTCGCTGTACACGCTGGCCGCTCGCCACGGTGGCCGTGACGTGTCGGTCGCGATCGACAACCTGGAGCCGAAGGCCTGGGAGCACGAATCGGTGAAGTTGGCCGCCGAGGCCCTGTACTCGTTGCAGGACAAGGGATACGTCCTCAAGGGCACCCCCGGCATCAACCACATCGACTCGCAGACCAAGTTCAACAACCGTGAGGCGGCCTTCCTGCCGTGCGGTAGCTGGCTGGCCAATGAGCAGATCGACGTGGCGCCCGACGACTTCGTCTACAGCGCCATCGGCATCCCGCCGTTGGAGGGCTCGGTTCAGCCGGAGCTGGTCTGGTCCAGTGGTGAGGAACCGTTCGTGGTTCCCGAGCACGCCAAGAACAAGCCCGGTGCCTACGAGTACCTGCGGATCATGTTGTCGAAGGAGGGCTCGAAGATCTTCGCCGAGAAGGCGCAGTCTCCGACCATCCTGAAGGACCAGGAGATCACCAACCCGCCGGCCGCCGCGCTGGCTTCGCTGGTGACCACCGCCGAGAACGCCTACCGGCCGCAGCTGGCCGACTGGTACATCGACTTCAAGGAGCAGGCCGAGCCCGCTCTGGCCGAGTTGATGGCCGGAAAGATCACCCCCGACGAGTTCATCGGTGTCGCCCAGAAGGCCGCCGACAGCGTCGCCAAGAGCGACGTCGAGAAGTTCACCCAGGAGTACTAG
- a CDS encoding carbohydrate ABC transporter permease: protein MFVASFLVLPVGLYLWLVIMPFIQAFQISLTDWSGYTTGFNYIGFDNFINMWDDPKQWVIPGFTHTGIILLVLPVIVIAMALFFAFMLNVGGRSQGGVSGVRGAGFYKIVYFFPQVLATAIIAIVWAQIYKPPTTGGLLASALEAVGLPYPENGFMGSTSLVLPGIIAVMVWSSVGFYLVYFSSAMAAIPQDIYEAARIDGASRTKTFFQITLPLLWESVQTAWIYLGIIALDGFVLVFMMTPSQGGPNHSSEVIGGAIYKFAFGSGNDAGMASAIGVVLFLAVLILTVVSLRVTRRERIEF from the coding sequence TTGTTTGTCGCCTCTTTCCTGGTGCTGCCCGTGGGGTTGTACCTGTGGCTGGTGATTATGCCCTTCATACAGGCGTTCCAGATTTCACTGACCGACTGGAGCGGTTACACGACCGGCTTCAACTACATCGGTTTCGACAACTTCATCAACATGTGGGACGACCCCAAACAGTGGGTCATCCCCGGTTTCACGCACACCGGGATCATCCTGCTGGTGCTGCCGGTCATCGTGATCGCGATGGCGTTGTTCTTCGCGTTCATGCTCAATGTGGGTGGGCGTAGCCAGGGCGGCGTCAGCGGTGTGCGGGGAGCGGGCTTCTACAAGATCGTCTACTTCTTCCCGCAGGTGCTGGCCACCGCGATCATCGCGATCGTGTGGGCGCAGATCTACAAACCGCCGACCACCGGCGGCCTGCTGGCCTCGGCGCTTGAGGCGGTCGGTCTTCCCTATCCGGAGAACGGGTTCATGGGCAGCACCAGTCTGGTGCTTCCCGGCATCATCGCGGTGATGGTGTGGAGTAGCGTCGGTTTCTACCTGGTGTACTTCTCATCCGCGATGGCCGCCATTCCGCAGGACATTTACGAAGCGGCCCGCATCGACGGTGCCAGCCGGACCAAGACATTCTTCCAGATCACCCTGCCGCTGCTGTGGGAGTCGGTGCAGACCGCCTGGATCTACCTGGGAATCATCGCTCTGGACGGTTTCGTCCTGGTGTTCATGATGACGCCCAGCCAGGGCGGACCCAACCACTCCAGCGAGGTCATCGGCGGCGCCATCTACAAGTTCGCGTTCGGCAGCGGAAACGACGCGGGTATGGCCTCGGCCATCGGTGTCGTGTTGTTCCTGGCGGTGCTCATCCTGACCGTGGTGTCGCTGCGCGTCACCCGTCGCGAACGTATCGAGTTCTGA
- a CDS encoding carbohydrate ABC transporter permease, whose amino-acid sequence MTTAQLPPKTEKATPSRKPADDQESGKVLNVFSHGFLILWAAMVILPVVWVMINSFRASGDIKSDPFGIPLEAHWENFAGAWVEANLGQYFLNTVIVLLMSVTGTMLLGAMAAYVLARYDFPGNRFFFMMFVAGMMFPVFLALFPLYKTMDNVGLKDTHVGLAIVYIAYSLPFTVFFLTAFFRSLPNGVAEAAMIDGAGHYRLFWQVMLPMAKPGLISITIFNVIGQWNQFLLPLVLMNRNKDGQVLSVGLASLTSEAGKQVDTGVLFAGMALAMLPVLIAYILFQRQIQAGMTAGALK is encoded by the coding sequence ATGACGACCGCACAACTGCCTCCGAAGACCGAGAAGGCAACCCCGAGCCGCAAACCGGCCGACGACCAGGAGTCCGGCAAGGTCCTCAACGTCTTCTCCCACGGATTCCTGATCCTGTGGGCGGCGATGGTGATCCTGCCGGTGGTCTGGGTCATGATCAACTCGTTCCGGGCCAGCGGCGACATCAAGTCCGACCCGTTCGGTATTCCGCTGGAGGCTCACTGGGAGAACTTCGCGGGTGCCTGGGTCGAAGCGAACCTGGGGCAGTACTTCCTCAACACCGTCATCGTCCTGCTGATGTCGGTCACCGGCACCATGTTGCTGGGGGCGATGGCTGCCTACGTGTTGGCCCGTTACGACTTCCCGGGCAACCGGTTCTTTTTCATGATGTTCGTCGCCGGGATGATGTTCCCGGTGTTCCTGGCGTTGTTCCCGCTGTACAAGACGATGGACAACGTCGGGCTGAAGGACACCCATGTCGGGTTGGCGATCGTCTACATCGCCTACTCGTTGCCGTTCACGGTGTTCTTCCTGACCGCGTTCTTCCGATCCCTTCCCAACGGGGTCGCCGAAGCGGCCATGATCGACGGCGCCGGCCACTACCGGCTGTTCTGGCAGGTCATGCTGCCCATGGCCAAGCCCGGCCTGATCTCCATCACGATCTTCAACGTCATCGGGCAGTGGAACCAGTTCCTGTTGCCACTGGTGTTGATGAACCGGAACAAGGACGGCCAGGTGCTGTCTGTCGGATTGGCGAGTCTGACTTCGGAGGCCGGTAAACAGGTCGACACCGGTGTGCTGTTCGCCGGTATGGCCCTGGCGATGCTGCCGGTGTTGATCGCCTACATTCTGTTCCAGCGCCAGATCCAGGCCGGTATGACCGCCGGGGCGTTGAAGTAG
- the ngcE gene encoding N-acetylglucosamine/diacetylchitobiose ABC transporter substrate-binding protein, translating to MRTPLGRRNLLKAGSLAGLGIGATSLLSACSDAAAQEEANLYKRGPIKLDLDNAENPFGVDGAVPLDVTIFKGGYSDEYATEGHQVLYRNKFPEAEIIHVGTEQISEVVRPRFRSYSPPDILMNAGGERMEMDQLVRDGELTDLSVLLQAPSVDDPGITVGETLREGVVEAGQVGSGKEVWGLPYDFAGYGVWYSQTLFQQNGWTVPTTWTEFMALCAEIKSSGMAPWTYQGKFPYYMLDPIITLAVRHGGRDVMTRFEEDWGSGAWSDDSVEMAVESWAEFVSAGYVLEGTSSMTHLDAQDAWLQGEAAFIPCGSWLENEEKDDVPADFEMGFLPIPALEGSAAPDLVQGTPGEHYVVPKYANNPAGALEYLRIMLSAAGTTAWANHTSSLNVVRGVSFETDRPGVSALRPYLEDDKNLYKNTMEVEHGTFVQQTLFPEINALMRGDRTASQFLSNVKRAL from the coding sequence GTGAGGACCCCGCTGGGTCGTCGAAACCTGCTGAAAGCCGGTTCCCTGGCGGGCTTGGGCATCGGTGCGACGTCGCTGTTGAGCGCTTGTAGCGACGCGGCGGCCCAAGAAGAAGCCAACCTCTACAAGCGTGGCCCGATCAAGCTGGATCTGGACAACGCCGAGAACCCGTTCGGAGTCGACGGTGCGGTGCCGCTGGACGTCACGATCTTCAAGGGCGGCTACTCGGACGAGTACGCCACCGAGGGACACCAGGTTCTCTACCGCAACAAGTTCCCCGAGGCCGAGATCATCCACGTCGGCACTGAGCAGATCAGCGAGGTTGTCCGACCCCGGTTCCGCAGCTACTCGCCACCCGACATCCTGATGAACGCCGGTGGTGAGCGCATGGAGATGGACCAGCTGGTACGCGACGGCGAACTCACCGACCTCAGCGTGTTGTTGCAGGCGCCCAGCGTCGACGACCCCGGCATCACCGTCGGCGAGACGCTGCGTGAGGGCGTGGTCGAGGCCGGTCAGGTCGGATCCGGTAAGGAGGTCTGGGGTCTGCCGTACGACTTCGCCGGATACGGCGTCTGGTACTCCCAGACGCTGTTCCAACAGAACGGCTGGACGGTACCGACCACTTGGACCGAATTCATGGCGCTGTGCGCCGAGATCAAGTCGAGCGGAATGGCCCCGTGGACCTACCAGGGCAAGTTTCCCTATTACATGCTCGACCCGATCATCACCCTCGCGGTCCGTCACGGTGGCCGTGACGTCATGACCAGGTTCGAGGAGGACTGGGGAAGCGGCGCTTGGAGCGACGACTCGGTGGAGATGGCGGTCGAGTCGTGGGCGGAGTTCGTCTCGGCCGGGTACGTCCTGGAGGGAACCTCCTCCATGACCCACCTGGATGCCCAGGACGCCTGGCTTCAGGGCGAGGCCGCCTTCATCCCGTGCGGCAGCTGGCTGGAGAACGAGGAGAAGGACGACGTTCCGGCGGATTTCGAGATGGGCTTCCTGCCCATTCCCGCGCTGGAGGGCAGCGCGGCCCCGGACCTGGTGCAGGGCACCCCGGGTGAGCACTACGTGGTTCCCAAGTACGCCAACAACCCGGCCGGAGCGCTGGAGTACCTGCGGATCATGTTGTCGGCGGCCGGAACCACCGCGTGGGCCAACCACACCTCGTCGCTCAACGTCGTCCGAGGTGTCAGTTTCGAAACCGACCGCCCGGGTGTGTCGGCGTTGCGCCCCTACCTGGAGGACGACAAGAACCTCTACAAGAACACCATGGAGGTCGAGCACGGCACCTTCGTCCAACAGACGCTGTTCCCCGAGATCAACGCACTGATGCGCGGAGACCGGACGGCCTCCCAGTTCCTCAGCAACGTCAAGCGCGCACTGTGA
- a CDS encoding C45 family autoproteolytic acyltransferase/hydolase, whose protein sequence is MSDLPLVPLSGSPLERGRRHGEALSERIAENVDLYNTRMRRDAGISDDDLTRRVDFYHDVFRRFSPDYVTTMTGIAEGSRQTLSDIVMLNARFELLYSAWSAAGTPTTECTGFGALRSLSSDDTQRIGQNWDWFDRVRGGLLTWEDDGLTTLAYTEAGIAGVKIGVNSAGIGLCVNGLSSDIDDWSRGGLPFHLRTSMILASRSLTEAVGHASVGTPSCSANFLIGSREGIVDVESSPVGARRIEAQPDRVLVHANHFLDPEVLGVTQTWRTKPVTTFHRHERLEKLLNEPETLSAEDIQASLCDHEGQIKAVCRHPDPETAEHMRIHTAFTAIIDLDNGRLDYTEGPPCESDFTTVTLADAAELLGA, encoded by the coding sequence ATGTCTGATCTCCCATTGGTTCCGCTGTCCGGTTCCCCTCTCGAACGCGGCCGACGACACGGTGAGGCTCTCAGTGAGCGCATCGCGGAGAACGTCGACCTGTACAACACTCGGATGCGTCGCGATGCCGGCATCAGCGACGACGACCTGACCCGACGAGTGGACTTCTACCACGACGTCTTCCGACGCTTCTCCCCCGATTACGTGACCACCATGACCGGAATCGCCGAGGGCAGTCGCCAGACCCTCAGCGACATCGTGATGCTCAACGCCCGGTTCGAACTGCTCTACAGTGCGTGGAGTGCCGCCGGCACCCCGACGACCGAATGCACCGGCTTCGGAGCGCTCCGCTCCTTGAGCAGCGATGACACTCAGCGCATCGGCCAGAATTGGGACTGGTTCGATCGGGTGCGTGGCGGCCTGTTGACCTGGGAGGACGACGGGCTGACCACTCTCGCCTACACCGAGGCCGGTATCGCCGGAGTCAAGATCGGCGTCAACAGTGCCGGAATCGGGTTGTGCGTCAACGGCCTCAGCAGCGACATCGACGACTGGAGCCGAGGTGGACTGCCGTTCCATCTGCGGACCAGCATGATCCTCGCGTCCCGCAGTCTCACCGAGGCGGTGGGGCACGCCAGCGTCGGCACCCCGTCGTGCTCGGCGAACTTCCTCATCGGCAGCCGCGAGGGGATCGTCGACGTCGAGTCGTCCCCAGTCGGTGCCCGCCGCATCGAGGCGCAGCCCGACCGGGTCCTGGTGCACGCCAACCACTTCCTGGATCCGGAGGTTCTCGGGGTCACCCAGACCTGGCGGACCAAACCGGTCACGACGTTCCACCGTCACGAACGGCTGGAGAAGCTGCTCAATGAACCGGAGACGCTGTCCGCCGAGGACATTCAGGCATCACTGTGTGACCATGAGGGACAGATCAAGGCCGTCTGCCGTCATCCCGACCCCGAAACCGCCGAACACATGCGCATCCACACCGCGTTCACCGCGATCATCGACCTGGACAACGGTCGGTTGGACTACACCGAGGGGCCACCGTGTGAATCGGATTTCACGACGGTGACGCTCGCCGACGCCGCGGAACTGTTGGGCGCCTGA